In Escherichia ruysiae, a genomic segment contains:
- the coaA gene encoding type I pantothenate kinase has translation MSIKEQTLMTPYLQFDRNQWAALRDSVPMTLSEDEIARLKGINEDLSLEEVAEIYLPLSRLLNFYISSNLRRQAVLEQFLGTNGQRIPYIISIAGSVAVGKSTTARVLQALLSRWPEHRRVELITTDGFLHPNKVLKERGLMKKKGFPESYDMHRLVKFVSDLKSGVPNVTAPVYSHLIYDVIPNGDKTVVQPDILILEGLNVLQSGMDYPHDPHHVFVSDFVDFSIYVDAPEDLLQTWYINRFLKFREGAFTDPDSYFHNYAKLTKEEAIKTAMTLWKEINWLNLKQNILPTRERASLILTKSANHAVEEVRLRK, from the coding sequence ATGAGTATAAAAGAGCAAACGTTAATGACGCCTTACCTACAGTTTGACCGCAACCAGTGGGCAGCTCTGCGTGATTCCGTACCGATGACGTTATCGGAAGATGAGATCGCCCGTCTCAAAGGTATAAATGAAGATCTCTCGTTAGAAGAAGTTGCCGAGATCTATTTGCCTTTGTCGCGTTTGCTGAACTTCTATATAAGCTCGAATCTGCGCCGTCAGGCAGTTCTGGAACAGTTTCTTGGCACTAACGGACAACGCATTCCTTACATTATCAGCATCGCAGGCAGTGTAGCTGTAGGAAAAAGTACAACCGCCCGTGTATTACAGGCACTATTAAGCCGTTGGCCGGAACATCGTCGTGTTGAACTGATCACTACCGATGGTTTTCTTCATCCCAACAAAGTGCTTAAAGAACGCGGGTTGATGAAAAAGAAAGGCTTCCCGGAATCGTATGATATGCATCGTCTGGTGAAGTTTGTTTCCGATCTCAAATCGGGTGTACCAAACGTTACGGCACCGGTTTACTCGCATCTTATTTATGATGTAATCCCAAATGGTGATAAAACCGTTGTTCAGCCTGATATTTTAATCCTTGAAGGGTTAAATGTCTTACAGAGTGGGATGGATTATCCGCACGACCCACATCATGTATTTGTTTCTGATTTCGTCGATTTTTCGATATATGTTGATGCACCGGAAGACTTACTTCAGACGTGGTATATCAACCGTTTTCTGAAATTCCGCGAAGGGGCTTTTACAGACCCGGATTCCTATTTCCATAACTACGCGAAATTAACTAAAGAAGAAGCTATTAAGACTGCCATGACGTTGTGGAAAGAGATCAACTGGCTGAACTTAAAGCAAAATATTCTACCTACTCGCGAGCGAGCCAGTTTAATCCTGACGAAAAGTGCTAATCATGCGGTAGAAGAAGTCAGATTACGCAAATAA
- the murB gene encoding UDP-N-acetylmuramate dehydrogenase, with protein MNHSLKPWNTFGIDHNAQHIVCAEDEQQLLNAWQHATAEGQPVLILGEGSNVLFLEDYRGTVIINRIKGVEIHDEPDAWYLHVGAGENWHRLVKYTLQEGMPGLENLALIPGCVGSSPIQNIGAYGVELQRVCDYVDCVELTTGKQVRLTAKECRFGYRDSIFKHEYQDRFAIVAVGLRLPKEWQPVLTYGDLTRLEPSTVTPQQVFDAVCHMRTTKLPDPKVNGNAGSFFKNPVVSVETANALLAQFPTAPNYPQADGSVKLAAGWLIDQCQLKGTQMGGAAVHRQQALVLVNEGNAKSEDVVQLAHHVRQKVGEKFNVWLEPEVRFIGASGEVSAVETIS; from the coding sequence ATGAACCACTCCTTAAAACCCTGGAACACATTTGGCATTGATCATAATGCTCAGCACATTGTATGTGCCGAAGACGAACAACAACTACTCAATGCCTGGCAGCATGCAACCGCAGAAGGACAACCCGTTCTTATTCTGGGTGAAGGAAGTAATGTACTTTTTCTGGAAGACTATCGCGGCACGGTGATCATCAACCGGATCAAAGGTGTCGAAATTCATGATGAACCTGATGCGTGGTATTTACATGTAGGAGCCGGAGAAAACTGGCATCGCCTGGTAAAATACACTTTGCAGGAAGGTATGCCTGGTCTGGAAAATCTGGCATTAATTCCTGGTTGTGTCGGCTCATCACCTATCCAGAATATTGGTGCTTATGGCGTAGAATTACAGCGCGTTTGCGATTATGTTGACTGCGTTGAGCTAACGACAGGCAAGCAAGTGCGCTTAACTGCCAAAGAGTGCCGTTTTGGCTATCGCGACAGTATTTTTAAGCATGAATATCAGGACCGCTTCGCCATTGTTGCTGTAGGTCTGCGTCTGCCAAAAGAGTGGCAACCTGTACTGACTTACGGTGACTTAACTCGTCTGGAGCCTTCAACAGTAACGCCACAGCAAGTATTTGATGCGGTGTGCCATATGAGAACTACAAAGCTGCCCGATCCAAAAGTGAACGGCAATGCTGGTAGTTTCTTCAAAAATCCTGTTGTATCTGTGGAAACGGCTAACGCGTTGTTGGCACAATTTCCAACGGCACCGAATTACCCTCAGGCGGATGGTTCAGTAAAACTGGCTGCTGGCTGGCTCATCGATCAGTGTCAGCTAAAAGGGACGCAAATGGGTGGGGCTGCGGTACACCGTCAACAGGCGTTAGTTCTCGTCAATGAAGGCAATGCAAAAAGCGAAGATGTCGTGCAACTGGCACATCATGTAAGACAGAAAGTTGGTGAAAAATTTAATGTCTGGCTTGAGCCCGAAGTTCGCTTTATTGGTGCATCAGGTGAAGTTAGCGCAGTGGAGACGATTTCATGA
- the birA gene encoding bifunctional biotin--[acetyl-CoA-carboxylase] ligase/biotin operon repressor BirA, whose product MKDNTVPLKLITLLANGEFHSGEQLGETLGMSRAAINKHIQTLRDWGVDVFTVPGKGYSLPEPIQLLNAEQILSQLDGGSVAVLPVIDSTNQYLLDRIEELKSGDACVAEYQQAGRGRRGRKWFSPFGANLYLSMFWRLEQGPAAAIGLSLVIGIVMAEVLRKLGADKVRVKWPNDLYLQDRKLAGILVELTGKTGDAAQIVIGAGINMAMRRVEESVVNQGWITLQEAGINLDRNTLAAMLIRELRAALELFEQEGLAPYLSRWEKLDNFINRPVKLIIGDKEIFGISRGIDKQGALLLEQDGIIKPWMGGEISLRSAE is encoded by the coding sequence ATGAAGGATAATACCGTTCCACTGAAATTAATCACGCTGTTAGCGAATGGCGAATTTCACTCTGGCGAGCAGCTGGGTGAAACGTTAGGAATGAGCCGGGCGGCCATTAATAAACACATTCAAACACTGCGTGACTGGGGCGTTGATGTCTTTACCGTTCCGGGTAAAGGATACAGCCTGCCTGAGCCCATTCAGTTACTTAATGCTGAACAGATATTGAGTCAGCTGGATGGCGGTAGTGTAGCCGTGCTGCCAGTAATTGACTCCACTAATCAGTACCTTCTTGATCGTATCGAAGAGCTTAAATCGGGCGATGCCTGCGTCGCAGAATATCAGCAGGCAGGCCGTGGTCGCCGTGGTCGGAAATGGTTTTCGCCTTTTGGCGCAAACTTATATTTGTCGATGTTCTGGCGTCTGGAACAAGGCCCGGCTGCGGCAATTGGTTTAAGTCTGGTTATCGGTATCGTGATGGCGGAAGTATTACGCAAGCTGGGTGCAGATAAAGTTCGCGTTAAATGGCCTAATGACCTCTATCTACAGGATCGCAAGCTGGCAGGCATTCTTGTGGAGCTGACTGGCAAAACCGGCGATGCAGCGCAAATCGTCATTGGCGCCGGGATCAACATGGCAATGCGTCGTGTTGAAGAGAGTGTCGTTAACCAGGGATGGATCACATTGCAGGAAGCAGGGATCAATCTTGATCGTAATACGTTGGCGGCCATGCTAATACGTGAATTACGCGCGGCGCTGGAACTCTTCGAGCAAGAAGGATTGGCACCTTATCTTTCGCGTTGGGAAAAGCTGGATAATTTTATTAATCGTCCAGTGAAACTTATCATTGGTGATAAAGAAATATTTGGTATTTCACGCGGAATAGACAAACAGGGCGCTTTATTGCTTGAGCAGGACGGAATAATAAAACCCTGGATGGGTGGTGAAATATCCCTACGTAGCGCAGAATAA